A genomic stretch from Octopus bimaculoides isolate UCB-OBI-ISO-001 chromosome 29, ASM119413v2, whole genome shotgun sequence includes:
- the LOC106872457 gene encoding centrosomal protein of 41 kDa B yields the protein MAGVYRSGVTLVNKKKNKPTVFDRKIPVNPKYKHIKPTVDTGASLSKYLAKIEEIRKNYRYKKDELFKRMKWTTFVQLVLQIAEFNKSKEQKKIDIVEEVDIDISSRPYTADTADLEVQKIQNSSPSASQASTDEEFTDSASATDQVNSADSGLYTARSTLQDVIQGVGEIDQLTTPCLEKELVLAQEDENECCPYLILDVRDKDDFDQCHIITGQSTSPNL from the exons ATGGCGGGTGTTTATCGAAGTGGAGTGACGCTGgtgaataagaagaagaacaaacctaca GTATTTGATCGGAAAATCCCAGTCAACCCAAAATACAAACACATCAAACCAACGGTGGACACTG gaGCAAGTCTTTCGAAATACTtggcaaaaattgaagaaattcgGAAAA ATTACCGATATAAGAAAGATGAATTGTTCAAGAGAATGAAGTGGACCACATTTGTCCAACTG GTTCTACAAATAGCTGAGTTTAACAAATCAAAGGAACAGAAGAAGATTGATATAGTGGAAGAGGTCGATATAG ACATATCGTCTCGGCCTTACACAGCTGACACAGCTGATCTTGAAGTCCAGAAGATCCAGAACTCAAGTCCATCCGCATCACAAGCATCCACAGATGAAGAATTCACAGACTCTGCAAGCGCCACAGACCAGGTCAATTCTGCAGACAGCGGCCTCTACACTGCTCGCTCGACACTACAGGA TGTTATCCAAGGTGTTGGTGAAATTGACCAGCTGACTACACCCTGCTTAGAGAAGGAGCTAGTGTTGGCTCAGGAGGATGAGAACGAGTGCTGCCCTTATTTAATACTGGACGTCCGAGACAAAGATGACTTTGACCAATGTCACATCATAACCGGTCAGTCAACCAGTCCGAATCTCTGA